A genomic stretch from Thermococcus sp. MV5 includes:
- a CDS encoding AIR synthase family protein: MLPGKVPPEVLEKIVFDFLGAKDERVILKSGIGIDAAAIDFGENVLVASSDPITGAEKHIGFYAIHVNANDVATFGAKPKWFLATILLPENSDETLLKEIMEDMHENAKKLGVSIVGGHTEVTIGLNRPIVIGTMLGEVKKEKLVRSNGAKPGDMMILTKGAGIEGTAIIASEHEEKLKNAFGEELVKRAKAFLEKISVVEEALIAAEIGVNAMHDPTEGGIANGFHEMADAAGLGFRVYYEKIPIASETKKICEYFNLDPLALISSGSLLIAASRENADIIVRAIKEKGIEAAIIGEFLRNNETKVIVKDEKEFPLKRPESDELWKIF, translated from the coding sequence ATGCTTCCAGGAAAAGTTCCTCCAGAAGTTCTTGAAAAGATTGTGTTTGACTTTTTAGGAGCTAAAGACGAGAGAGTAATACTTAAATCAGGGATAGGCATTGATGCTGCTGCAATTGACTTTGGTGAGAATGTTTTAGTTGCCTCAAGCGACCCAATAACTGGAGCGGAGAAACACATAGGCTTTTATGCAATTCACGTAAATGCAAATGACGTTGCAACTTTTGGAGCAAAGCCAAAATGGTTTCTCGCAACTATTCTCCTTCCCGAAAACTCCGATGAAACATTACTTAAAGAAATCATGGAAGATATGCATGAAAATGCGAAAAAGCTTGGAGTTTCTATAGTAGGAGGCCATACAGAGGTAACAATTGGACTAAACAGACCAATAGTGATAGGAACAATGCTTGGAGAAGTTAAAAAAGAAAAACTCGTCAGATCAAATGGTGCCAAGCCAGGAGACATGATGATTTTAACTAAGGGAGCCGGAATCGAAGGAACAGCGATCATAGCAAGTGAACATGAAGAAAAACTAAAAAACGCTTTTGGTGAAGAACTTGTCAAAAGGGCAAAAGCGTTTTTAGAAAAAATCAGCGTTGTGGAAGAAGCCCTGATTGCTGCTGAAATAGGAGTAAATGCTATGCACGATCCAACAGAAGGTGGAATAGCAAACGGATTTCATGAGATGGCAGATGCCGCTGGGTTGGGCTTTAGGGTTTATTATGAAAAAATCCCGATAGCTAGCGAAACAAAGAAGATATGCGAGTACTTTAACTTAGATCCTTTGGCTCTTATAAGCTCAGGCTCACTCTTAATAGCTGCTTCTAGAGAGAATGCGGACATTATAGTTAGAGCAATAAAAGAAAAAGGAATAGAAGCTGCAATAATCGGCGAATTCTTAAGAAACAACGAAACCAAAGTTATTGTGAAAGACGAGAAAGAATTCCCCCTAAAAAGGCCTGAAAGTGATGAACTTTGGAAGATTTTTTAA
- the rqcH gene encoding ribosome rescue protein RqcH — protein sequence MKEEMSSVDIKYIVEELKSLKGARIDKIYHDRSEIRIKLHKVGEGRKDLIIEAGKRIHLTSYIKEAPKMASSFTMLLRKHLSGGFFEDIEQHDFDRIVRIRVGNYTLIAELFRRGNVVLVDENNIIIGALRYEEFKDRAIKPKHEYKLPPARDSPVDVSWERFLELIKSEDIEIVRALARKMNMGGLYAEEILLRAEIDKKKKTNELSEGELKLIFEKMKEVFNAPKKPNTIYKDGTMVDVVPIELKWYENYEKKYFETFSEALDEYFGKITVEKAKIERTKRLEEKKRQILATLRRQEEQMKGFEAEMKKNQELGDLIYANFTFIDNILREFSKAVEKLGWAHFKKRIEEGKKAGNKVALMVTSIDPKEKAVTIEIDGKKIRLHLNKSIGENAEIYYEKAKKAKHKLDGARKAHEDTKKRLQETEKLIEEEMKKEPKIKKLEKRKKKWFEKFKWFLSSEGFLIIAGKDATTNEIVVKKYMNENDLYCHADIYGAPHVIIKDGKKAGEKSLFEACQFAVSMSRAWKEGLYSGDAYWTDPNQVTKKAPSGEYLGKGAFMVYGKRNWMHGLPVKLAIGMVQYEEEKLPMCGPVEAVKAHTDKYIIIRPGRMKKSEFAKRLAKILERWGYKVDLDELMQILPPGNGEIVEVVE from the coding sequence ATGAAAGAAGAAATGAGCAGTGTTGACATCAAATACATAGTTGAAGAGCTTAAGTCTCTCAAAGGTGCGAGAATTGACAAGATCTACCATGACAGGAGTGAGATTAGGATTAAGCTCCATAAAGTGGGTGAGGGGAGAAAAGATTTAATCATCGAGGCTGGCAAAAGAATTCACTTAACAAGCTACATAAAGGAAGCTCCAAAGATGGCCTCATCTTTCACGATGCTTCTCCGCAAACATTTGAGTGGCGGCTTTTTTGAGGATATTGAACAGCACGACTTTGACAGGATTGTGAGGATTAGGGTTGGGAACTATACTCTCATAGCTGAGCTCTTTAGGAGAGGAAATGTAGTTTTGGTTGATGAAAATAACATTATCATTGGAGCTTTAAGGTATGAGGAATTTAAAGACAGAGCAATAAAACCAAAGCATGAGTATAAACTGCCTCCAGCCAGGGACAGCCCCGTAGATGTGAGTTGGGAGAGATTTCTTGAATTAATTAAAAGCGAAGACATTGAGATTGTAAGGGCATTGGCGAGAAAGATGAACATGGGGGGTCTCTATGCGGAGGAAATTCTTCTGAGAGCCGAAATTGACAAGAAAAAGAAAACAAATGAGCTGAGCGAAGGAGAGCTTAAACTGATTTTTGAAAAGATGAAAGAAGTTTTCAACGCTCCAAAGAAGCCAAACACTATATATAAAGATGGGACAATGGTTGATGTAGTTCCAATCGAACTCAAATGGTATGAAAATTATGAGAAAAAATACTTTGAAACATTCAGCGAGGCTTTGGATGAGTACTTTGGAAAGATAACCGTAGAAAAAGCAAAAATTGAGAGAACTAAGCGTTTAGAAGAGAAAAAGAGACAAATATTAGCAACACTTAGAAGGCAAGAAGAGCAGATGAAAGGCTTTGAGGCTGAGATGAAGAAAAATCAAGAGCTTGGCGATTTAATATATGCAAATTTCACCTTCATTGATAACATTTTAAGAGAGTTCTCAAAAGCGGTTGAAAAGCTCGGCTGGGCACACTTCAAAAAACGCATAGAAGAAGGCAAAAAAGCTGGAAATAAGGTAGCCCTGATGGTCACATCAATAGACCCCAAAGAAAAAGCTGTCACAATCGAAATTGATGGTAAAAAAATTAGACTGCATCTCAACAAAAGTATTGGCGAAAATGCTGAGATTTATTATGAGAAAGCCAAAAAAGCCAAGCACAAGCTAGACGGAGCTAGAAAAGCTCATGAAGATACTAAGAAGAGACTTCAGGAAACTGAAAAACTGATTGAGGAAGAGATGAAAAAAGAACCCAAAATTAAGAAGCTGGAAAAAAGAAAGAAAAAGTGGTTTGAGAAGTTTAAGTGGTTCCTAAGTAGTGAAGGATTCCTAATAATAGCGGGAAAAGATGCCACAACAAATGAGATTGTAGTTAAAAAATATATGAATGAAAACGACCTCTATTGTCATGCTGACATTTATGGAGCTCCCCATGTAATAATAAAAGATGGTAAAAAAGCTGGAGAAAAGAGTTTATTCGAAGCCTGTCAATTTGCTGTTTCAATGTCAAGGGCTTGGAAAGAGGGATTATACTCCGGAGATGCTTACTGGACAGATCCAAACCAAGTTACAAAAAAAGCCCCAAGTGGAGAATATCTGGGAAAAGGAGCCTTTATGGTATATGGGAAAAGAAACTGGATGCATGGCTTACCTGTAAAGCTCGCTATTGGAATGGTGCAGTACGAGGAAGAGAAACTGCCCATGTGTGGACCAGTGGAGGCGGTAAAAGCACATACTGACAAATATATTATTATTCGCCCAGGGAGAATGAAAAAGAGCGAATTTGCAAAAAGACTAGCGAAAATTCTAGAGAGATGGGGATACAAAGTCGATCTTGATGAGCTCATGCAAATCCTCCCTCCAGGCAACGGCGAAATTGTGGAGGTGGTTGAATGA
- a CDS encoding radical SAM protein — MKETKYYSYVVGELPEGCKLCVNGAKLVLFTTGICPRECFYCPLSPWRREDVSYVNERPIKNANDIIEEAKIQEALGAGVTGGDPLSRMDRTVKYIRTLKENFGKRFHIHLYTTGLLATKENLEKLYSAGLDEIRFHPDIFNPNSNIFQKEIENIKGAFDFEWDIGGEVPAIPGQEDRIKWYAEFLDKHGAKFLNINELEFSETNLDALLSRGLRTVSDESSAIKGSLKSGLTILEWGEKNTSLNYHLCTAKLKDAIQLKNRLKRMAKNVARPYMEITQDGTLKFAVAEYEDLMELYDLLVNEAEVPEEWLYLNLKKRRIEMPLEVAEELADAIEGDVKFYIVEEYPTWDRIEVERTPLL, encoded by the coding sequence ATGAAAGAGACAAAATACTATTCATACGTTGTTGGCGAGCTTCCAGAAGGGTGTAAACTCTGTGTTAACGGCGCAAAACTAGTATTATTCACCACCGGAATATGTCCTAGAGAGTGTTTTTATTGTCCTCTTAGTCCCTGGAGAAGAGAAGACGTTAGTTATGTAAATGAACGACCAATAAAAAATGCTAATGACATCATAGAAGAAGCAAAAATCCAAGAAGCGTTGGGAGCTGGTGTTACCGGAGGAGATCCGCTCTCAAGAATGGATAGAACTGTCAAATACATTAGAACACTGAAAGAAAACTTTGGAAAGAGATTTCATATTCACCTATATACAACCGGTCTTCTTGCAACAAAAGAGAACTTAGAAAAACTCTACAGCGCTGGTCTTGACGAAATTCGATTTCATCCAGATATCTTTAATCCAAACTCTAATATCTTTCAAAAAGAAATCGAAAACATAAAGGGTGCCTTTGACTTTGAATGGGATATTGGGGGAGAAGTTCCTGCGATTCCAGGACAGGAAGATAGAATAAAATGGTATGCCGAATTTTTGGATAAGCACGGAGCAAAATTCCTAAACATAAATGAGCTTGAATTTAGTGAAACTAACCTTGACGCCCTGCTCTCAAGAGGACTTAGAACAGTAAGTGACGAGAGTTCTGCAATAAAAGGAAGTCTCAAATCTGGACTGACGATTCTGGAATGGGGCGAAAAGAACACGTCTTTAAATTATCACCTCTGTACGGCCAAACTTAAGGATGCAATACAACTCAAAAACCGACTTAAAAGAATGGCAAAAAACGTCGCTAGACCCTACATGGAAATAACTCAAGATGGAACACTTAAATTTGCAGTGGCTGAGTATGAGGACCTCATGGAGCTCTATGATCTTCTCGTAAATGAGGCAGAGGTTCCAGAAGAATGGCTCTATCTAAATCTGAAAAAAAGAAGGATTGAAATGCCCTTAGAAGTTGCAGAAGAGCTTGCTGACGCTATAGAGGGCGATGTAAAGTTTTATATAGTGGAAGAATACCCCACATGGGATAGAATTGAAGTCGAGAGAACTCCGCTACTTTGA
- the ileS gene encoding isoleucine--tRNA ligase, with the protein MIKEPEMREYNPQLLEGKIEKFWEENDIYNKVKKARESGSEYYFLDGPPYVSGAIHLGTAWNKIIKDMVIRFRTMQGYNVRRQPGFDMHGLPIEVKVEQALGLSYKKDIEEKVGVENFINKCREFALTNLKIMTEQFKMLGVWMDWDNPYMTIKNEYIESAWFTLKRAWEKGLLEKDQRVLHWCPRCETALAEHEVRGEYKIREDPSIYVKFPVEGREKEYVLIWTTTPWTLPANLAVTVHPEYDYVKVRANLEGREEYWIIAKALVDKVLEEVGINGEVVEEYKGKDLEGLRYVHPFLEEYPRQKEFREKYEWAHCVILGEHVTLGEGTGLVHTAPGHGEEDFEIGKQYGLPIYSPLDDEGRYFEGKWKGKFVKDADPEIIECLREKSLLLKAGTVEHKYPHCWRCKTPLIFRATDQWFLKISKVKDKIIEENDKNVTWYPDWVKIRYDNGVMNSGDWCISRQRYWGIPLPIWSSEDGEIYIVGSFKELVELSVAIEVNGERIELPESYDEKLRVIEEKLGPEDLHRPYVDAFVIKVNDKEMKRVKDVLDVWFDSGIASWASLDYPRKKDLFERLWPADFIVEGEDQVTKWFYSQQAASVVAFDTVPYRKVAMHGYVLDEKGDKMSKSLGNIIRPEEVIQREGRDPFRFYMLWATTPWENLRFSWKGLAQVKRMLNILWNVYILTSTYMSLDNFDPTKLNPEELPFREEDKWILSRVNTLIITVEDGLESFYLTRATRGIENFIIEDLSRWYVRLIRKRLWVERDDPDKLAAYWTLWKVFDILLRLMAPFTPYIAEEIYQNLIRPFNNKESVHLEDWPKKDENWVDRELEKEMEIVRKIVESGSAARQKARIKLRYPVKQVIIETEDEITKKAVERLNRLLRDQLNAKEVKVTKVERGIKVKPNFAKLGPHFKGDAKIVAKWISEQNDKELYERLMQGKFKVKIGDKEFTIEREHIIVEEELPEFLIGEEFDHGKVFIDKTLTRELMMEGLAREFVRRIQEMRKQLDLDVNDRIVVYIETSDENKELLIEMLDYIRGETRAIEVKFKEPQGYTVEWPEVEAKIGIEKVE; encoded by the coding sequence ATGATAAAGGAACCAGAGATGAGAGAGTATAACCCACAGCTCTTAGAAGGGAAAATAGAAAAGTTTTGGGAAGAGAATGACATCTATAACAAAGTGAAAAAGGCCAGAGAAAGCGGTTCAGAGTATTATTTCCTTGATGGTCCTCCATATGTAAGTGGGGCTATACACCTTGGTACTGCTTGGAACAAGATAATCAAAGATATGGTGATACGCTTTAGAACCATGCAAGGTTACAACGTGAGAAGACAACCAGGTTTTGATATGCATGGTCTTCCAATAGAGGTTAAAGTTGAACAAGCTCTTGGATTAAGCTACAAAAAAGATATAGAGGAAAAAGTTGGAGTTGAGAACTTCATAAATAAGTGTAGAGAATTTGCTCTCACTAATCTTAAAATCATGACCGAGCAGTTTAAAATGCTTGGTGTTTGGATGGATTGGGATAATCCATACATGACAATCAAAAATGAGTATATAGAATCTGCATGGTTTACTTTGAAGAGGGCATGGGAGAAGGGGCTTCTCGAAAAAGACCAGAGGGTTCTTCACTGGTGTCCTAGATGTGAAACAGCTTTAGCAGAGCATGAAGTAAGAGGGGAGTACAAAATAAGAGAAGACCCTAGCATCTATGTAAAGTTCCCAGTAGAGGGGAGAGAGAAAGAATATGTTTTGATATGGACAACTACGCCATGGACTCTTCCAGCCAACTTGGCCGTTACAGTTCATCCTGAGTACGATTATGTAAAGGTAAGGGCAAATCTTGAGGGTAGAGAGGAATACTGGATAATAGCAAAAGCCCTTGTGGATAAAGTTCTAGAAGAGGTTGGAATAAACGGGGAAGTGGTTGAGGAGTACAAAGGCAAAGATCTTGAGGGACTTCGTTATGTCCATCCCTTCCTAGAAGAATATCCAAGACAAAAAGAATTCAGGGAAAAATATGAATGGGCGCATTGCGTAATCTTAGGTGAACACGTAACTCTGGGAGAGGGTACCGGCTTGGTTCACACGGCTCCAGGGCATGGTGAAGAGGACTTTGAAATAGGAAAACAATATGGGTTACCAATATACTCCCCGCTTGATGATGAAGGAAGATACTTCGAAGGTAAATGGAAAGGTAAATTCGTCAAAGATGCGGATCCTGAGATAATAGAGTGCCTAAGAGAAAAGAGCCTCCTTCTCAAGGCAGGTACTGTAGAGCACAAATATCCACACTGTTGGCGCTGTAAGACACCTTTGATATTCAGGGCCACTGACCAATGGTTTCTCAAGATAAGCAAGGTTAAGGACAAAATAATAGAAGAGAACGACAAAAACGTCACTTGGTATCCCGATTGGGTGAAGATAAGGTACGACAATGGTGTCATGAACTCAGGCGATTGGTGTATCTCAAGGCAAAGATATTGGGGAATACCTCTCCCAATATGGAGTAGTGAAGATGGAGAGATCTACATAGTAGGTAGCTTTAAAGAACTTGTTGAGCTTTCAGTAGCCATTGAAGTTAATGGTGAGAGGATAGAACTTCCAGAGAGTTATGATGAAAAGCTTAGAGTCATAGAAGAAAAACTTGGGCCAGAGGATCTTCACAGACCATACGTTGATGCCTTTGTCATAAAAGTAAACGACAAGGAAATGAAACGTGTTAAAGATGTGCTCGATGTATGGTTTGATAGTGGAATAGCAAGTTGGGCATCTTTAGACTACCCAAGGAAAAAAGATCTATTTGAGAGGCTCTGGCCAGCAGACTTCATTGTAGAAGGAGAAGACCAAGTTACAAAGTGGTTCTACTCTCAGCAAGCTGCTTCAGTTGTGGCTTTTGACACAGTCCCTTACAGAAAAGTAGCAATGCATGGTTATGTACTAGACGAAAAAGGAGACAAGATGAGCAAGAGCCTTGGGAATATAATAAGGCCAGAAGAAGTTATTCAAAGAGAAGGTAGAGATCCGTTTAGATTCTATATGCTTTGGGCAACTACTCCATGGGAGAATCTTAGATTCAGCTGGAAAGGTCTGGCTCAAGTTAAGAGAATGCTCAACATACTATGGAACGTCTACATACTGACCTCGACATATATGAGTTTGGATAACTTTGATCCTACCAAACTTAATCCCGAGGAGCTTCCATTTAGAGAGGAAGACAAGTGGATACTTTCGAGGGTTAATACCCTAATCATCACTGTGGAAGATGGCCTAGAGAGTTTCTATCTAACAAGAGCGACTAGGGGTATAGAGAACTTTATTATAGAGGATCTCAGTAGATGGTACGTTAGACTCATAAGAAAGAGGCTATGGGTTGAGAGAGACGATCCGGATAAATTAGCTGCTTACTGGACTCTTTGGAAAGTATTTGATATCTTGCTCAGGTTAATGGCTCCCTTTACACCATACATAGCTGAAGAAATTTATCAAAACCTGATAAGGCCATTTAACAATAAAGAAAGTGTGCACCTAGAGGATTGGCCGAAAAAAGATGAAAACTGGGTGGACAGAGAACTTGAGAAAGAGATGGAAATAGTTAGAAAGATAGTAGAATCTGGCTCAGCAGCAAGACAAAAAGCTAGAATAAAACTTCGTTACCCTGTGAAGCAAGTAATAATAGAAACTGAAGATGAAATAACTAAGAAAGCTGTAGAAAGACTCAACCGGCTTCTAAGAGATCAATTGAATGCTAAAGAGGTCAAAGTGACAAAAGTTGAAAGGGGAATAAAAGTAAAGCCTAACTTTGCTAAACTTGGACCTCATTTCAAGGGGGATGCAAAGATAGTTGCAAAGTGGATAAGCGAGCAAAATGACAAAGAACTTTATGAAAGACTTATGCAAGGAAAGTTCAAGGTGAAAATAGGAGACAAAGAGTTTACGATCGAAAGAGAACACATAATTGTGGAAGAAGAGCTTCCAGAGTTCTTAATAGGAGAAGAATTTGATCACGGAAAAGTCTTTATTGACAAGACCCTCACTAGGGAATTAATGATGGAAGGGTTGGCAAGAGAGTTTGTAAGGAGAATCCAGGAGATGAGAAAGCAGTTGGATCTAGACGTAAATGATAGGATAGTGGTTTACATAGAGACAAGTGATGAGAACAAGGAACTTCTTATAGAAATGCTCGATTACATAAGGGGTGAAACAAGGGCTATTGAGGTTAAGTTCAAGGAGCCACAAGGGTACACTGTGGAGTGGCCTGAAGTCGAGGCAAAAATAGGTATAGAGAAGGTTGAATGA
- a CDS encoding TIGR00529 family membrane protein, with product MIELIYLLLSFGVVIGFIRLKINIGLSIFLGSLLLGVLFGLNLGNLLDALYTSSTEWTSLRLILIIISIMALTSVFSQIGYLKMMEKAAKSLFPSEKYSLAALPALIGLMPMPAGALVSAPMIETVANKLNLPPKKKTLVNYWFRHVWEHSWPMYQAIIITSAILGITVREFSVKMFPLTMIMILIGYLFFLNPIKVEKDEKGNKKEGLRLFLKSTYPILVIIIVSIVLGYDIVYGAFIGFLSALIPHFKQVNKKEIIRYALQPKILFLLISVMYFKKILEITRAVETLPKVILELNLPIILVILLTPFLVGLMTGISFAYVGMTFPLLLPFLTGFDKIAIAYLSGYMGMLFSPVHLCLVFSSEYYQAELGKVYRRMLIPGLLLFVTGIVYIYFFL from the coding sequence ATGATTGAACTTATTTACCTGTTGCTCTCCTTTGGAGTTGTTATAGGATTTATTAGGCTAAAAATAAATATAGGTTTATCAATATTTCTAGGGTCTTTATTGTTAGGTGTCCTTTTTGGTCTAAACCTAGGGAATCTTCTAGATGCTCTATACACATCCTCAACCGAGTGGACAAGCCTAAGGTTAATCCTTATAATTATCTCAATAATGGCCCTAACAAGCGTTTTCTCCCAAATTGGATATTTAAAAATGATGGAAAAAGCCGCAAAAAGCCTATTTCCCAGTGAAAAATATTCTCTTGCTGCACTTCCAGCCCTAATAGGGCTAATGCCAATGCCAGCTGGTGCATTAGTCTCCGCTCCCATGATAGAAACAGTTGCAAACAAACTTAATCTCCCTCCCAAGAAGAAAACACTCGTAAACTATTGGTTCAGGCATGTATGGGAACATTCTTGGCCCATGTACCAAGCAATAATCATTACCTCGGCTATTTTAGGCATAACTGTTAGAGAATTCAGTGTCAAAATGTTCCCTCTGACTATGATAATGATACTAATCGGATACTTGTTTTTCTTAAACCCCATAAAGGTAGAGAAAGATGAAAAAGGAAATAAAAAAGAAGGCTTAAGACTTTTTCTCAAGAGTACATACCCTATTCTTGTAATAATTATAGTATCAATCGTTCTAGGCTATGATATTGTATATGGCGCCTTTATTGGATTCCTCTCTGCTTTGATCCCACATTTTAAGCAGGTAAACAAGAAAGAAATTATAAGGTATGCACTCCAACCAAAAATACTCTTTCTCCTCATTTCTGTTATGTATTTTAAGAAGATCCTCGAGATTACCAGAGCCGTTGAAACTCTTCCTAAAGTAATTTTGGAGTTAAATCTCCCAATTATTCTTGTCATACTATTAACGCCATTTTTAGTTGGTCTGATGACTGGAATAAGCTTTGCTTATGTTGGAATGACGTTTCCCTTATTACTCCCCTTTTTAACCGGATTTGACAAAATAGCTATTGCATACTTAAGCGGTTATATGGGAATGCTTTTTAGCCCCGTGCACCTCTGTCTGGTTTTCTCTTCGGAGTATTATCAAGCAGAACTAGGCAAAGTCTACAGAAGAATGTTAATACCTGGCCTACTTCTTTTCGTTACCGGCATTGTATACATCTATTTTTTCCTCTAA
- a CDS encoding DUF835 domain-containing protein, giving the protein MNPTLLLLGQSFSLAAKLTGFVFLAYVYWKYQRKPALFWSISWLSAAFSIISDITGNLYILTLSEAFWSAFLFHGVAVLLEEEEFSSKHLKVFSVAPIVIATYAILLGLLEYSSDWFVILGLPYASSALFMVLSGFLMLSIRRTYNHRALYLGSILVINGIHEMDYPVLRLVDWFAPIGFTLGAIFAILSAYIMIKFAFTEEFIKIEKLPREVPLKPRLMIIPPSEYPKIKEELKDIPVLAFVRDLDTPKTWRKFFVSATVEHGSIFPTELPKITEITIRYFREAREKNFEGVALIDCPEYLRTYNGFDAIVKFLASLKDYTILYQAVLILVIDERAWDERELTLLKRLLT; this is encoded by the coding sequence ATGAATCCTACATTACTACTCCTCGGCCAATCCTTTAGCCTAGCAGCAAAGCTAACTGGGTTTGTTTTTCTAGCTTATGTATACTGGAAGTATCAACGAAAACCTGCCCTATTCTGGTCTATATCCTGGTTAAGTGCTGCTTTTTCAATAATATCCGATATAACTGGGAATTTATACATTTTAACACTTTCTGAAGCATTCTGGTCAGCTTTTCTCTTTCATGGAGTTGCCGTGCTTTTAGAGGAAGAAGAATTCTCATCAAAGCACCTTAAAGTTTTCTCAGTAGCCCCAATCGTAATTGCAACTTATGCTATCCTTCTCGGACTCTTAGAATATTCATCTGACTGGTTCGTAATTTTAGGTCTTCCATACGCCAGTTCTGCCCTGTTTATGGTATTATCAGGATTTTTAATGCTCTCTATAAGAAGAACTTACAATCATAGGGCCCTCTACTTAGGAAGTATACTAGTAATTAATGGAATCCATGAAATGGATTATCCAGTTTTAAGACTTGTCGATTGGTTTGCTCCAATAGGATTCACCCTGGGGGCTATTTTCGCTATATTGTCCGCCTATATAATGATAAAATTTGCATTTACAGAAGAATTCATAAAAATTGAAAAACTTCCAAGAGAAGTACCTCTCAAGCCAAGATTAATGATTATTCCACCTTCAGAATATCCAAAGATAAAAGAAGAATTAAAAGACATACCTGTACTCGCCTTTGTAAGGGATCTCGATACTCCCAAAACCTGGAGAAAGTTTTTTGTGTCTGCTACAGTAGAGCATGGATCCATCTTCCCAACAGAGCTACCAAAAATTACTGAAATAACAATAAGATACTTCAGAGAAGCACGAGAAAAGAACTTTGAAGGAGTTGCACTTATTGATTGTCCTGAATATTTGAGAACATATAATGGGTTTGATGCCATTGTGAAGTTTCTAGCATCCCTAAAAGATTACACCATTTTGTACCAAGCCGTCCTTATTTTGGTAATAGATGAGAGAGCTTGGGATGAGAGAGAATTAACTCTGTTGAAGAGACTCTTGACCTAA
- a CDS encoding DUF116 domain-containing protein, which translates to MSIENTIAKLASIGADLSTRNAIRIALSLISEDEELTDQIYVEIKNKAHKEEFTKVPVEKRAIFIPQCLRNVKECPAEFGEYGWECTKCGKCPIGEIIEHAEKIGYKHVYIVPGGSLVKKVLKEKVPRGEIKAALGIACWPELAEANEKLSILKIPLQAVPLLRAGCINTLVDVERVKEAMEIGLTKKDKAKLPSSDTSPAPVL; encoded by the coding sequence ATGAGCATTGAAAACACCATAGCAAAATTAGCCTCAATTGGAGCTGATTTAAGTACAAGAAATGCAATTAGAATAGCCCTCTCATTAATAAGTGAAGATGAGGAACTTACAGATCAAATATATGTCGAGATAAAAAACAAAGCCCATAAAGAAGAATTCACAAAAGTTCCAGTAGAAAAAAGAGCAATTTTTATCCCCCAATGTCTAAGGAATGTGAAAGAATGTCCTGCAGAGTTTGGGGAATACGGGTGGGAATGTACAAAATGTGGAAAATGTCCAATAGGAGAAATTATAGAACATGCTGAAAAAATTGGGTATAAACATGTATATATCGTACCGGGAGGTAGCTTGGTTAAAAAGGTCTTAAAAGAAAAAGTGCCTAGAGGAGAAATAAAGGCTGCCCTAGGCATAGCATGTTGGCCTGAACTTGCTGAAGCTAATGAAAAGTTATCTATATTAAAAATCCCACTCCAAGCAGTTCCTCTCCTGCGAGCAGGATGCATAAACACGCTAGTAGATGTAGAGCGAGTAAAAGAGGCCATGGAAATTGGACTTACGAAAAAGGACAAGGCTAAACTACCGTCTTCAGACACAAGTCCAGCTCCAGTACTATAG
- a CDS encoding DMT family transporter — MEKVELILLGITAIWGFTFPAMKVSLDYVSPILFLVYRFGLASFFMLLIFRSKVLKMSTVKEGFVLGMTLFIGHGSQIIGLNYTSASNSAFITSLYVVFTPFIAYFVLNDRLKRRDFFSLGIAVTGLYLISGATLHFNYGDLLTILCAVSFAFQIVLVQKFGEKDFLSLAFWQIFWNFVFSTFYALNIEGFAFPREVIPWLGIIYTGVFATVVGFTLQVRYQKETKAHKAALIYSAEPIFGHISSFLIIGELLSLKGYLGAFLILGAIWNEIRNERG, encoded by the coding sequence ATGGAAAAAGTGGAATTGATTCTCTTGGGGATTACTGCTATATGGGGTTTCACGTTTCCTGCAATGAAAGTTAGCCTTGACTATGTATCCCCGATTCTTTTTCTTGTATATCGATTTGGACTGGCTTCTTTTTTCATGCTTCTTATCTTTCGTTCAAAAGTTCTTAAAATGAGTACAGTGAAGGAAGGTTTTGTCTTGGGGATGACATTGTTCATTGGTCATGGTTCCCAAATTATTGGGTTAAATTATACATCTGCTTCTAACTCCGCGTTTATAACATCACTTTACGTTGTTTTTACACCATTTATAGCATATTTTGTTCTTAATGATAGATTGAAAAGAAGAGACTTTTTCTCTTTAGGGATAGCGGTAACTGGGCTTTACTTGATCTCTGGAGCGACATTACATTTCAACTATGGTGATTTGCTAACAATTCTCTGTGCAGTTTCATTTGCATTTCAGATAGTTCTAGTACAAAAATTTGGAGAAAAAGACTTCTTGAGTTTAGCGTTTTGGCAAATATTTTGGAATTTTGTGTTTTCTACTTTTTATGCATTGAATATCGAAGGATTTGCATTTCCAAGAGAGGTTATCCCATGGTTGGGGATAATTTACACAGGAGTATTTGCCACTGTGGTAGGGTTTACTCTTCAGGTAAGATATCAGAAAGAGACGAAGGCACACAAAGCAGCGCTAATATATTCAGCAGAACCGATATTTGGACATATCTCATCATTTTTAATAATTGGTGAGCTTCTAAGTTTAAAGGGATATTTAGGGGCTTTCTTAATCCTTGGAGCAATATGGAATGAGATAAGAAACGAAAGAGGTTAA